From one Bacillus sp. FJAT-42376 genomic stretch:
- a CDS encoding helix-turn-helix domain-containing protein, which produces MYLTIQETAEYLSLPESYIEMLIHQNRIRFVYDGQVYLINREQFNGHLDQLEKAKKQLEEWKNEPIPEDPDVKDED; this is translated from the coding sequence GTGTATTTAACGATTCAGGAAACAGCCGAATATCTTTCCCTGCCGGAATCGTACATTGAGATGCTGATTCATCAGAACCGGATCCGCTTCGTGTATGATGGACAGGTTTATCTGATTAATAGAGAGCAGTTCAACGGACACCTTGACCAGCTTGAGAAGGCGAAGAAGCAGCTGGAGGAGTGGAAGAACGAGCCGATTCCGGAGGATCCGGATGTAAAGGATGAGGATTGA
- a CDS encoding NAD(P)H-binding protein has translation MEQREKIALTGASGYIGNNLLQKLTGYSDVIALSRNGDDRENSEHVEWRSCDLYSLDSAEKGLEGADYAVYLVHSMMPSAKLTQAKFEDMDLILADNFARAAKKNGIKQIIYMSGIIPQDTEELSRHLKSRLEVEKVLGAYGTPVTTIRAGLIVGPKGSSFPILTKLVKRLPMMLLPKWTRTKTHPIALKDVLTALKKSIGNKKLSGKSIDVGGPEVMTYEEMMIQTAEVMGRNPKVIEIPLMTVSLSRLWVSLITQSPKSTVYPLIESLKHPMVAQEENMDEEISYGQTPFKEAAKEALEEEKKEQEKEKASSSSSKRSGVSDVRSVQRILLPEGKDADWTGDHYMNWLSKLARPLLKVETNQQRVSRFKLIGFKQPIMELSYAPERSSSNRALYYITGGSFAKVIDGSRGRIEFRQIPGTQECIIAIHEYRPSLPWILYRISQAKVHIIVMYLYKRHLQHLIEKSEEHKQEGPVKKVVHIN, from the coding sequence ATGGAACAGCGCGAGAAAATCGCCTTAACCGGGGCAAGCGGGTATATCGGAAATAATTTGCTGCAAAAACTTACAGGGTATTCAGACGTCATCGCCCTGTCAAGAAACGGGGATGACCGTGAAAACAGCGAGCATGTGGAATGGCGTTCGTGCGATTTATATTCTCTGGATTCGGCTGAAAAGGGGCTGGAAGGAGCCGACTATGCCGTTTATCTTGTCCACTCCATGATGCCGTCCGCCAAACTGACACAGGCAAAGTTTGAGGACATGGATCTGATTCTGGCGGATAACTTTGCGAGAGCCGCTAAGAAAAATGGCATTAAACAAATTATTTATATGAGCGGAATCATTCCGCAGGACACGGAAGAACTTTCACGCCATCTGAAAAGCAGGCTTGAGGTCGAAAAGGTGCTCGGGGCATACGGCACACCGGTTACAACCATTCGGGCAGGACTGATTGTCGGTCCGAAGGGTTCGTCCTTTCCGATTCTGACCAAGCTCGTGAAACGTCTTCCGATGATGCTGCTGCCGAAGTGGACAAGAACGAAAACCCATCCGATTGCCCTGAAGGATGTCCTGACTGCTTTGAAAAAGAGCATCGGGAACAAAAAGCTTTCCGGGAAGTCCATTGATGTCGGCGGTCCTGAAGTCATGACGTATGAGGAAATGATGATTCAGACAGCTGAAGTGATGGGCAGGAATCCAAAGGTTATTGAAATTCCCCTGATGACGGTCAGCCTATCAAGGCTTTGGGTCAGTTTGATTACCCAGTCCCCTAAATCGACCGTCTATCCGTTAATCGAGAGCCTGAAGCATCCGATGGTCGCCCAGGAGGAAAATATGGATGAAGAGATCAGCTACGGCCAGACTCCTTTTAAAGAAGCAGCGAAAGAAGCTTTAGAAGAGGAGAAAAAAGAGCAGGAGAAAGAGAAGGCTTCATCCTCTTCTTCAAAACGTTCAGGCGTTTCCGATGTCCGGTCCGTTCAGCGAATCCTGCTTCCGGAAGGAAAAGATGCTGACTGGACAGGCGACCATTACATGAACTGGCTGTCAAAGCTTGCCCGCCCTCTTCTGAAGGTAGAGACGAATCAGCAGCGGGTAAGCCGGTTCAAGTTAATCGGCTTCAAACAGCCGATTATGGAACTGAGCTATGCTCCTGAACGGAGCTCGTCGAACCGGGCGCTCTATTATATAACCGGCGGTTCTTTTGCCAAAGTAATCGATGGCAGCAGGGGAAGAATCGAGTTCCGGCAAATACCGGGTACACAGGAATGCATCATTGCCATTCATGAGTACAGGCCGTCCCTCCCTTGGATTCTATACCGGATTTCCCAGGCAAAGGTGCATATCATAGTGATGTACCTTTATAAAAGACATTTGCAGCACTTAATTGAGAAGTCAGAGGAACATAAACAGGAAGGTCCGGTTAAGAAGGTTGTTCATATAAATTAG
- a CDS encoding QueT transporter family protein, with translation MNTKTVVANGILAAIYIAVSFIIQPIAFAAFQFRVPEMLNHLIVFNKKYFFGIVLGVFLSNLLFSPMKAYDLIFGTGQSILALLITILAAKFIKNTWALMIVNTLVFTFTMFIIAWELHLAFDLPFWITWATTAVGEFVVMAAGMPIVYALNKRLKFKDFV, from the coding sequence ATGAATACAAAAACAGTAGTAGCCAATGGTATTTTAGCGGCGATTTATATTGCCGTTTCGTTTATTATACAGCCGATTGCCTTTGCGGCATTTCAGTTCCGGGTGCCGGAAATGCTGAATCATCTGATCGTCTTTAATAAAAAATACTTTTTCGGCATTGTGCTCGGAGTGTTTCTATCCAATCTTCTTTTTTCTCCAATGAAAGCCTATGACCTTATTTTTGGGACAGGCCAATCCATTCTGGCGCTGCTGATTACAATTCTGGCAGCAAAATTCATTAAAAACACATGGGCCCTGATGATTGTGAATACGCTTGTTTTTACCTTCACGATGTTCATCATTGCCTGGGAGCTCCACTTAGCCTTCGATCTTCCGTTTTGGATCACATGGGCGACCACTGCGGTTGGCGAGTTTGTCGTGATGGCCGCCGGGATGCCGATTGTATATGCTTTGAACAAACGCCTGAAATTCAAAGATTTCGTCTAA
- a CDS encoding carboxymuconolactone decarboxylase family protein, whose amino-acid sequence MTTIHFAAHGDTPFQKLLGHNQDIMIQWTKLGEVLETDGALSAELKEQVRRTLAQGNGCEYCKAKGKPDPALFDEKTSLAAGFAEVFLKHKGFVPTAVFDVVKEVFTDREISELCAFISFSTASQYFGAMMALKPAE is encoded by the coding sequence ATGACAACCATTCACTTTGCAGCACATGGAGATACACCCTTTCAAAAACTATTGGGTCACAATCAGGATATTATGATTCAGTGGACGAAACTTGGTGAAGTACTGGAGACGGACGGCGCACTATCCGCTGAGCTGAAAGAACAGGTAAGAAGAACGCTGGCCCAGGGAAACGGCTGTGAATACTGCAAGGCAAAGGGAAAGCCGGACCCCGCTTTGTTTGATGAGAAAACCTCTTTAGCGGCCGGATTTGCGGAAGTATTTCTTAAGCATAAAGGTTTCGTTCCAACAGCCGTCTTTGACGTAGTAAAAGAGGTGTTTACCGACAGGGAAATAAGCGAGCTCTGTGCTTTTATCAGCTTCAGCACGGCTTCCCAGTATTTCGGTGCAATGATGGCGCTGAAACCTGCGGAATAA
- a CDS encoding ABC transporter permease: MKEKLIGFLFKYGAIVLMAVILIYFSFVNHAFFSYGNLSDILRSISIVTLLALGVTFTLIVDGFDLSVGATMSLATVISSSLMVWYELPLWLVLLLPIGVGILVGIFNSILIVKIGIPDLLATLGAMYIITGIHRTYTEGYSIYSHMPLTAGGTAPGEFYKSFLWIGQGQIAGIPVPVVIMLLFTAIVYWILSHTRWGRILYMTGGNAEAARLSGISVNKVKFAAYTVSGVFASMAGILFAARVGSGQIDAGASMLMEAVAAVFVGFSVLGAGKPNALGTFFGAALIGVLLNGLTMMNLPYYAFEIVKGTVLVLALAVTYFHVKKKA; encoded by the coding sequence ATGAAGGAAAAGCTCATCGGATTTTTGTTTAAATACGGCGCCATCGTCCTGATGGCGGTCATCTTGATTTATTTTAGCTTTGTCAACCACGCCTTTTTTTCTTATGGCAATCTATCCGATATTCTGCGTTCGATTTCGATTGTTACGCTGCTCGCCCTTGGCGTTACGTTCACACTCATCGTAGACGGGTTCGACTTGTCGGTTGGAGCGACCATGTCGCTTGCTACCGTCATTTCCTCCTCTCTCATGGTCTGGTATGAGCTGCCGCTGTGGCTCGTTTTGCTTCTGCCAATCGGAGTCGGAATCCTGGTCGGAATCTTTAATTCTATTTTAATCGTGAAAATCGGCATACCGGATTTGCTCGCAACGCTTGGTGCGATGTATATCATTACCGGGATCCACCGGACATACACGGAAGGATACTCGATTTACAGCCATATGCCGCTGACAGCGGGAGGCACCGCGCCCGGAGAGTTTTACAAATCGTTCCTGTGGATCGGACAGGGACAGATTGCGGGCATACCGGTTCCGGTTGTCATCATGCTTCTCTTTACTGCCATCGTCTATTGGATCTTAAGCCACACCCGCTGGGGCCGGATCCTCTACATGACCGGCGGAAACGCAGAAGCAGCCAGGCTGTCTGGAATCAGCGTGAATAAAGTGAAATTCGCAGCCTATACGGTATCAGGTGTGTTCGCATCGATGGCAGGTATTCTATTTGCCGCCCGCGTCGGCTCCGGACAAATCGACGCAGGCGCATCTATGCTCATGGAAGCAGTCGCCGCCGTCTTCGTCGGCTTCTCCGTTCTCGGAGCCGGAAAGCCGAACGCCCTCGGAACCTTTTTTGGAGCGGCACTGATCGGAGTGCTGCTCAACGGTCTCACCATGATGAACCTTCCCTATTATGCGTTTGAAATTGTGAAGGGAACGGTTTTGGTGCTGGCGCTTGCGGTTACGTATTTTCATGTGAAAAAGAAAGCTTAA
- a CDS encoding sugar ABC transporter substrate-binding protein: MLAGCQPKVGEQAGTKAKASKDNPLAGKKIALIMQQNLGTFSAQYIEGVKEQTEKFGGKTVVFTSDGDLAKMASNVDAAVNQGFDAILIDHGTKEALTAGVEKAISKNIPVVAFDAGVESKGVTSIEQGDQQMAQMTLDQLAKDSGGKANIVKIWVAGFAPMERRQIAYQQFLKENTGIKEVAAFGAATQNTALDTQAQMEAILKQYPNKGEITAVWAAWDEFAKGAVRALEQAGRTDIKVYGIDMSDEDLQMIQKENSPWVASAAVDPKDIGRIQVRYAYQKINGDTVEEKVKLNPVFVKKDDLPKEQVTTNDLDQHVEGWGKSEQGYTDELKKLEEGK; the protein is encoded by the coding sequence ATGCTTGCGGGCTGCCAGCCGAAAGTGGGCGAGCAGGCAGGAACAAAAGCAAAGGCAAGCAAAGACAATCCGCTTGCAGGAAAGAAAATCGCCCTTATTATGCAGCAGAACCTTGGAACATTCTCAGCTCAATACATAGAAGGCGTTAAAGAGCAGACCGAAAAGTTTGGCGGCAAGACCGTTGTGTTCACATCTGACGGCGATCTGGCAAAAATGGCGTCCAATGTGGATGCCGCGGTTAATCAAGGATTTGACGCGATTCTGATTGATCACGGAACGAAGGAAGCGCTGACTGCCGGTGTCGAAAAAGCGATCAGCAAAAACATTCCGGTTGTCGCGTTTGATGCAGGCGTGGAATCAAAGGGTGTAACGTCCATTGAACAGGGTGACCAGCAAATGGCACAGATGACGCTTGATCAGCTGGCCAAAGATTCAGGCGGAAAAGCGAACATCGTGAAAATCTGGGTGGCCGGATTTGCTCCGATGGAACGCCGCCAGATCGCGTACCAGCAATTTTTGAAAGAAAACACAGGCATAAAAGAAGTGGCTGCATTCGGAGCCGCGACCCAAAACACAGCGCTTGATACACAGGCACAAATGGAAGCAATTCTGAAGCAATATCCGAATAAAGGTGAAATCACGGCCGTTTGGGCGGCTTGGGATGAGTTTGCTAAAGGAGCTGTCCGTGCTCTTGAACAGGCGGGAAGAACCGATATTAAGGTTTATGGAATCGATATGAGTGATGAGGATCTTCAGATGATTCAAAAGGAAAACAGCCCATGGGTCGCTTCCGCCGCTGTCGATCCGAAAGACATCGGACGCATTCAGGTCCGCTATGCTTATCAGAAAATCAATGGAGACACGGTTGAGGAAAAGGTAAAACTGAACCCTGTTTTTGTGAAAAAGGATGATCTCCCGAAAGAACAGGTGACGACGAATGATCTCGATCAGCACGTGGAAGGCTGGGGCAAAAGCGAACAGGGGTATACGGATGAGCTGAAAAAGCTCGAAGAAGGAAAATAA
- a CDS encoding UDP-galactose-lipid carrier transferase, which yields MEGKEMLDQIDLSQTIGDKEYKSELKALQLKLMGLQRALVENKIGCVLVFEGWDAAGKGGSIKRITEGLDPRGYHVHPVSAPSAEEKDHHYLHRFWTQMPKKGGITIFDRSWYGRVLVERVEGFASREEWMRAYEQINQFEKLMTEEDYVVQKFWFHISKDEQLKRFKEREKNPLKKWKITDEDWRNREKWDAYVPAVEDMLQKTNTTGAPWHVIEGEDKKFARVKTLQLLTQALEMKASEKGISLKNDR from the coding sequence ATGGAGGGAAAAGAGATGCTGGATCAAATTGATTTGTCTCAGACGATCGGGGATAAGGAGTACAAAAGCGAGCTGAAGGCGCTGCAGCTGAAACTGATGGGACTGCAGCGTGCGCTCGTTGAGAATAAAATCGGCTGCGTTCTTGTTTTTGAAGGATGGGATGCGGCAGGCAAGGGGGGATCCATTAAGCGGATTACGGAAGGGCTTGATCCAAGGGGCTACCATGTTCACCCGGTTTCCGCTCCGTCCGCAGAGGAAAAGGACCATCATTACTTACACCGTTTTTGGACGCAGATGCCGAAAAAAGGCGGAATTACGATTTTTGACCGCTCCTGGTATGGAAGAGTGCTCGTGGAAAGGGTGGAAGGATTCGCTTCCCGGGAAGAGTGGATGAGAGCGTATGAACAAATCAATCAGTTTGAGAAATTGATGACGGAAGAGGATTATGTGGTTCAGAAATTCTGGTTTCACATTTCAAAGGATGAACAGCTGAAACGGTTTAAAGAACGGGAAAAGAATCCTCTTAAGAAATGGAAGATTACAGACGAGGACTGGCGAAACCGGGAGAAATGGGATGCCTACGTGCCGGCAGTGGAGGATATGCTGCAGAAGACAAACACCACAGGTGCCCCGTGGCATGTCATTGAAGGAGAAGATAAGAAATTTGCCCGGGTCAAAACGCTTCAGCTTTTAACGCAGGCTTTGGAAATGAAAGCTTCGGAGAAAGGAATCAGTCTGAAAAACGACCGTTGA
- a CDS encoding LysE family translocator encodes MDFFLYLKGVIIGLSIAAPVGPIGLLCIQRTLSFGRMSGFSTGLGAASADAVYGLIAGLGLTVISDILIGNQIWFQLLGTLFLFYLGVKAFLSKPVPMAENASEQNIVMSYFSSFLLTLANPVTILSFAAIFGAFGIVHSDGTFTTALILVLGIFSGSALWWGILTLGAGWFRRRMKENALTVVNLISGAIMMIFGIYILAGVIYALS; translated from the coding sequence ATGGACTTTTTTCTTTATTTAAAAGGGGTCATCATTGGGCTTTCAATTGCAGCGCCTGTCGGTCCAATCGGATTGCTTTGCATTCAGAGGACGCTTTCGTTTGGGAGAATGTCGGGTTTCAGTACAGGATTGGGGGCTGCTTCGGCTGATGCGGTCTATGGGCTGATCGCTGGATTGGGATTGACGGTTATTTCGGATATTCTGATCGGGAACCAAATTTGGTTTCAGCTCCTCGGCACGCTCTTTCTTTTCTATTTAGGGGTGAAAGCCTTCTTGTCGAAGCCTGTCCCCATGGCGGAAAATGCCTCCGAACAAAACATTGTGATGAGTTATTTTTCGAGCTTTCTCCTGACACTGGCCAATCCGGTGACGATTCTATCCTTTGCGGCCATCTTCGGTGCATTTGGAATTGTCCATTCAGACGGCACCTTCACGACAGCGCTCATTCTCGTTCTCGGTATCTTCTCTGGATCCGCGCTGTGGTGGGGAATCCTAACCCTTGGTGCCGGCTGGTTCAGGAGGCGGATGAAGGAAAATGCCTTAACGGTGGTTAACCTTATATCCGGAGCGATCATGATGATTTTCGGAATTTATATTTTGGCAGGTGTCATTTATGCTCTTTCTTAA
- a CDS encoding Lrp/AsnC family transcriptional regulator, whose protein sequence is MKIDDKDRKILNELSKNSRISMRELGRSIGMSAPAVTERIKQMESYGIIKGYTLDIDYGKAGYPVSCIIEATVKNGEYNLFRRHIESLPNAAFCHRIAGNACFMLKMHAESLQQIEEFIDGISSLAQTVTHIVFSEVETGFRFTK, encoded by the coding sequence ATGAAAATCGACGATAAAGACCGGAAAATTTTAAATGAATTAAGCAAAAACAGCCGGATTTCCATGAGAGAACTGGGCCGCAGCATCGGTATGTCCGCTCCCGCTGTGACCGAACGGATCAAGCAAATGGAATCATACGGGATTATTAAAGGCTATACATTGGATATCGATTACGGCAAAGCGGGGTATCCGGTCAGCTGCATCATCGAAGCAACCGTGAAAAATGGAGAATACAATCTTTTCAGACGGCATATTGAAAGCCTGCCAAACGCAGCGTTTTGCCACCGGATTGCCGGAAACGCCTGCTTTATGCTCAAAATGCATGCTGAGAGCCTTCAGCAAATAGAGGAATTTATCGACGGAATTTCAAGCCTTGCTCAAACCGTCACTCACATCGTTTTCTCGGAAGTGGAAACGGGATTCCGTTTTACAAAATGA
- a CDS encoding LysE family transporter: MLFLKALILGFSVSAPVGPIGILCIQRTLSKGKRAGFLTGFGAVTANIIYAGVAAFGFSAVSSFLLKYEFYLKIFGSAFLIYLGIKTFFKKPASQAAQLEGETLSRMYASTFLLMITNPATILNFAAMFTGLGFDKGIDSSVALIGGVFLGATFWWMLLSTGVSVFKKRIVPHLSFVNKAAGALIVLLGILAF; encoded by the coding sequence ATGCTCTTTCTTAAAGCTTTGATTCTTGGTTTTTCCGTTTCGGCCCCTGTTGGGCCAATCGGGATCTTGTGTATTCAGCGGACGCTCTCAAAGGGGAAGAGAGCGGGATTTTTAACGGGATTTGGAGCCGTTACAGCGAACATCATCTATGCAGGTGTTGCGGCGTTTGGATTTTCGGCTGTTTCTTCTTTTCTGCTGAAATATGAATTTTACTTAAAAATATTCGGCTCTGCATTTTTAATCTACCTTGGGATTAAGACGTTTTTTAAAAAACCGGCGAGCCAGGCCGCTCAATTAGAGGGGGAGACATTGTCCCGTATGTACGCTTCCACCTTTCTGCTCATGATCACCAACCCGGCAACGATCCTGAACTTTGCGGCTATGTTTACCGGCCTTGGGTTTGATAAGGGAATCGATTCCAGTGTGGCCCTGATCGGCGGGGTATTTCTCGGTGCAACCTTCTGGTGGATGCTTCTGTCCACTGGAGTGAGTGTTTTTAAGAAAAGGATCGTTCCCCATCTTTCGTTTGTAAACAAGGCTGCCGGGGCTTTAATTGTTCTGCTTGGCATCTTAGCCTTTTAG
- a CDS encoding sugar ABC transporter ATP-binding protein, whose amino-acid sequence MSLLQMKNISKSFGRVRALEDAQFELRAGEVHALLGANGAGKSTLMKILSGAYTQDSGEISINGKPVQIRSPREAKELGIDCVYQEVDTALVPTLTVADNIMLDSFSSSKKWTVSRKKLNQEAKEALRLLQEDRIPAEKQASELTLAQKQMVLIARALVRKAKIIIFDEPTAPLSIEETKHYFTIVQRLVKQGVGCIFISHRLPEVFEICDRITVMRDGSAIQTFETADVSQEQIIETMLGRALVQEMEEEGTGIGRTLLQVDGLEDEDRLKDISFSVAEGEVVAVAGLVGAGKTELAKTLFGLTRWKKGTLLLNGKPFRFKEPAEAIKAGLALVPEERRKEGLFIHESIQANMSFPHLKSFSSFLKMNRKKEKQHAEQIITELGIKTDSPSAPAENLSGGNQQKVAIGKWMSGDANVYLFDEPTKGVDVGAKKDIFQLIRRLAEARKGILYFSCEINEILGIADRVLIMYDGRIVKELSKEEATQDRILLYASGGKEDIHEGKAHRIFV is encoded by the coding sequence ATGAGTCTTCTGCAAATGAAGAACATCTCCAAATCATTCGGCCGTGTCCGGGCGCTTGAGGATGCTCAATTTGAACTGAGAGCCGGGGAAGTTCATGCGCTGCTTGGAGCGAATGGAGCAGGGAAAAGCACGCTGATGAAAATTCTGTCCGGAGCGTACACGCAGGATAGCGGAGAAATCTCCATAAACGGGAAGCCTGTTCAAATCCGCTCGCCCAGGGAAGCGAAGGAACTCGGCATCGACTGTGTGTACCAGGAAGTGGATACAGCCCTCGTTCCCACGCTTACGGTTGCCGACAACATCATGCTTGATTCCTTCTCCTCCTCAAAAAAATGGACGGTTTCCCGAAAGAAACTGAATCAGGAGGCGAAGGAGGCTCTAAGGCTGCTGCAGGAGGACCGCATTCCTGCAGAAAAGCAGGCCTCAGAGCTAACCCTTGCCCAGAAGCAGATGGTCCTCATTGCGCGGGCGCTTGTCCGCAAGGCGAAAATCATTATTTTTGATGAACCGACGGCGCCGCTGTCGATTGAAGAAACGAAGCATTACTTCACAATTGTCCAAAGGCTTGTGAAGCAGGGAGTCGGCTGTATTTTTATCTCCCACAGGCTTCCTGAAGTGTTCGAAATTTGTGACCGGATCACGGTGATGAGAGACGGATCAGCGATTCAAACCTTTGAAACCGCAGATGTCAGCCAGGAACAGATTATTGAAACGATGCTTGGCCGCGCACTCGTACAGGAAATGGAGGAAGAGGGGACGGGGATCGGCCGGACCCTTCTCCAAGTAGATGGACTCGAGGATGAAGACCGCCTGAAGGACATCTCGTTCTCTGTTGCAGAGGGGGAAGTCGTAGCCGTTGCCGGATTGGTTGGGGCTGGAAAAACAGAGCTTGCCAAAACGCTATTCGGTTTGACCCGCTGGAAGAAAGGAACGCTTCTGCTAAACGGCAAGCCATTCCGTTTCAAGGAGCCAGCCGAAGCGATTAAAGCAGGATTGGCACTCGTTCCTGAAGAGCGGAGAAAGGAAGGGCTGTTCATCCATGAATCCATCCAGGCAAACATGTCCTTCCCTCATTTGAAATCCTTTTCTTCGTTTTTAAAAATGAACCGGAAAAAAGAAAAACAGCACGCTGAACAGATCATCACGGAGCTTGGAATCAAAACGGATTCTCCTTCGGCTCCAGCTGAAAATTTAAGCGGGGGCAACCAGCAGAAGGTGGCCATCGGGAAGTGGATGTCCGGGGACGCGAACGTTTACCTCTTTGATGAACCAACGAAGGGTGTGGACGTTGGAGCGAAAAAGGATATATTCCAGCTCATCCGCCGATTGGCTGAAGCAAGGAAAGGGATTCTTTATTTCTCCTGTGAAATCAATGAAATCCTCGGCATCGCGGACCGAGTCCTGATCATGTATGACGGCAGGATCGTAAAAGAACTATCAAAAGAAGAAGCCACACAGGACAGGATCCTGCTCTATGCAAGCGGCGGAAAGGAAGACATCCATGAAGGAAAAGCTCATCGGATTTTTGTTTAA
- a CDS encoding Lrp/AsnC family transcriptional regulator, translated as MDSYDIKIIKLLMDNSRIKWADLAAQIGLSAPSAAERVSRLQEQGVIKKFGAVIDPDSAGCELTAFVAVSLARPEHRTPFLELMNQLTEVQECHHIAGEDDYLLKIRCRNTKDLDRVISHEIKSLQGIVRTRTTIVMDTAKETAMLPIHGDK; from the coding sequence TTGGATTCCTACGATATAAAAATAATTAAGCTTCTCATGGACAACTCCAGAATAAAATGGGCGGACCTTGCGGCTCAAATCGGATTATCCGCTCCATCGGCTGCAGAGAGGGTCAGCCGTCTGCAGGAGCAGGGGGTAATCAAGAAATTCGGAGCCGTTATTGATCCGGATTCAGCCGGGTGTGAGCTAACCGCATTTGTTGCGGTTTCATTAGCCCGACCCGAACACAGGACTCCCTTTTTGGAATTGATGAATCAGCTCACAGAGGTTCAGGAATGCCACCATATTGCAGGAGAGGATGACTATCTCCTGAAAATCCGCTGCCGGAATACGAAAGATCTGGACCGGGTGATCAGTCACGAAATTAAGTCGCTCCAGGGAATTGTAAGAACGAGAACGACGATTGTGATGGATACGGCAAAAGAAACGGCCATGCTGCCGATACATGGGGATAAGTAG